A genomic region of Desulfonatronum sp. SC1 contains the following coding sequences:
- a CDS encoding KamA family radical SAM protein: MTQPKNVTDIAELSGLSPEERERLRPVMDRFDFLSNEYYLSLIDWSDPDDPIRKVIVPCVEEMEEWGHLDPSNEGKYSVMQGVQHKYESTAVFLASDACGGYCRFCFRKRLFIHPEQREFLTDVDAALDYVRGRPEINNVLITGGDGLMLPTARLERIVSGLRGIDHVRIIRVGTKLMAYNPYRVLHDPELIRLVERYSLPDRRMYFMLHFNHPREITEQSIAACDMLLKAGAVLCNQTPMLRGVNDTPEVLGELFNKLSFIGVPPYYVFLCRPTVGNLPFAVPVEQAHNIFLGAKSMCSGLAKRARLTMSHATGKIEVLASTTDHMVFRYHRAATPEQSAEVVICKKNPEAYWFDDYQEIMEVVSLGDA; this comes from the coding sequence ATGACCCAGCCCAAGAACGTCACCGACATCGCCGAGTTGTCCGGACTGTCCCCGGAAGAACGGGAACGCCTGCGTCCGGTCATGGACAGGTTCGATTTCCTGTCCAACGAATATTATCTTTCCCTCATCGACTGGTCCGACCCGGATGACCCGATCCGCAAGGTCATCGTGCCCTGCGTCGAGGAAATGGAGGAGTGGGGGCACCTGGACCCGTCCAACGAGGGCAAGTACTCCGTGATGCAGGGCGTGCAGCACAAGTACGAGAGCACGGCGGTGTTTCTGGCCAGCGACGCCTGCGGCGGATACTGCCGGTTCTGTTTTCGCAAACGGCTGTTCATCCATCCGGAGCAGCGCGAATTCCTGACGGACGTGGACGCGGCCCTGGACTACGTGCGCGGCCGTCCGGAAATCAACAACGTCCTGATTACCGGCGGGGACGGCCTGATGCTGCCCACGGCGCGGCTGGAACGGATCGTCTCCGGACTGCGCGGGATCGACCACGTCCGGATCATCCGCGTGGGTACCAAGCTGATGGCCTACAATCCGTATCGGGTGCTCCACGATCCGGAACTGATCCGGCTCGTGGAGCGGTACAGCCTGCCGGATCGGCGGATGTACTTCATGCTCCATTTCAATCATCCCCGGGAGATCACCGAGCAAAGCATCGCCGCCTGCGACATGCTGCTGAAGGCCGGAGCCGTGCTCTGCAACCAGACCCCCATGCTGCGCGGGGTGAACGACACGCCCGAGGTGTTGGGCGAGCTGTTCAACAAGCTGTCCTTCATCGGCGTGCCGCCCTACTACGTGTTCCTGTGTCGGCCCACGGTGGGCAACCTGCCCTTTGCCGTGCCCGTGGAACAGGCGCACAACATCTTCCTGGGGGCCAAAAGCATGTGCTCGGGACTGGCCAAGCGGGCCAGGCTGACCATGTCCCACGCCACGGGCAAGATCGAAGTCCTGGCCTCCACCACGGACCACATGGTCTTTCGGTACCACCGGGCCGCGACTCCGGAGCAGAGCGCGGAAGTGGTCATCTGCAAAAAGAACCCCGAAGCCTACTGGTTCGACGATTATCAGGAGATCATGGAGGTGGTCAGTTTGGGGGACGCGTAA
- the cbiM gene encoding cobalt transporter CbiM — MHIPDGILPLPVTLGGYAASMTICWLCIRAINKREDPRADIPKAALLTAAFFVASLIHIPIPPASVHLVLNGLLGALLGVFAFPAILIGLFLQAVMFGHGGLTTLGVNGVILGLPALAAAGVFHCRSRGVADPPSPRRTTVFGFLAGFTGIAFSVLLFALILLTSLPAHLSAAAERSAILALGLAHVPLAVLEGLLTGLLAGFLLRVHPVILDGV; from the coding sequence ATGCACATCCCCGACGGAATCCTGCCCCTGCCCGTCACCCTCGGCGGTTACGCCGCGTCCATGACCATCTGCTGGCTGTGCATCCGGGCCATCAACAAACGCGAGGATCCCCGGGCCGACATTCCCAAGGCCGCCCTGCTCACGGCCGCGTTTTTCGTGGCCTCCCTGATCCATATCCCCATCCCCCCGGCCAGCGTCCATCTGGTGCTCAACGGGCTGCTGGGCGCGCTGCTGGGGGTGTTCGCCTTTCCGGCCATCCTGATCGGATTGTTTCTCCAGGCCGTGATGTTCGGGCACGGCGGGTTGACCACCCTGGGGGTCAACGGTGTGATCCTCGGCCTGCCGGCCCTGGCCGCGGCGGGCGTGTTTCATTGCCGCTCGCGCGGCGTCGCCGACCCGCCGTCTCCCAGACGGACCACCGTGTTCGGCTTTTTGGCGGGCTTTACGGGCATCGCGTTCTCCGTGCTGCTGTTCGCCCTGATCCTGCTCACCAGCCTCCCGGCCCATCTCAGCGCCGCGGCCGAACGCTCGGCCATTCTGGCCCTGGGCTTGGCCCACGTTCCCCTGGCCGTCCTGGAAGGCCTGCTCACCGGCCTCCTGGCCGGGTTTCTGCTGCGGGTCCACCCGGTGATTCTGGACGGCGTATGA